The Candida dubliniensis CD36 chromosome 2, complete sequence genome contains a region encoding:
- a CDS encoding SWR1-complex protein, putative (Similar to S. cerevisiae SWC3;~In S. cerevisiae: protein of unknown function, component of the SWR1 complex, which exchanges histone variant H2AZ (Htz1p) for chromatin-bound histone H2A; required for formation of nuclear-associated array of smooth endoplasmic reticulum known as karmellae.) — protein MPPRIRRRITSSKREEIEKEQEELSKTIVRPYDVLQSLPVSYSQPPTSSSSIFTHPLTIKDTGVLYYSLIKSRNNYLTMCPMFKLFWVKQSSYVRKLLELDKPLPKSMENDIYLNREMVLNNDSSARDIMVKLCDGGISFSSGIHFFEIRIFIAKDKRSDINEIKLIKQREKELKKINKLKEKELKDKLREENRLIKEQERLERLKEKELEKQLKQKQKEEKQKQKEQREKEKEIERERKEKEKKEKEKEKERKEKEKKEKEKEKEKEKEKDKEKLTENKGTGNNGKDTLIVGVIQKSNIGTGDTSISKTSQTKKKQTTKQSNVNVQTKYASKQKPNNFKVKSESATSQTDNVNQELKVSKGIQTEKVAKTINNNPQNTNTTTNSNTTQNTHKYNINSEENQLMIKNLNLIAARDSSLNSLMHTVAVGRASMEQIAVFKEYIKRARAMGPPPHDDSVWAEVFRTPIWEVAVKNELGSSQEPKPSSSQNDKKEREDNKVESNVKQEVDKATQSSDKEKSPKETSSKNGEEVEMAEGQSKDLEPTEKKELNLKDNENENEKSENNESELKNKVENQEKESKPDDKEEQMKEKPQDPKKDKKDIDKNEEDTIDKEKVEKNEELNKDKSEEPKKSEEPKKSEEETEKQELQSIEKIEVLKEDEGTSKKGDYKIEKREVETKDKEVESEIKEEDANEKEMPPKGKSDTGSKELSPKEKKKSSEKPSKVKKEKPPKQPKLSKQSKAEIPDDQKLTAFQERYLEDATLLFEFVENPNVRFLFPKDAICEVLPASTMINAENGNNSDNRDILMSFIWIHNQKEVDEYEKKLEEYNKKKAEEEEKKKQKEEEERKQKEQAEAEEQEKIKVEEDSKETQNQNLDEVQEDQSKDVEMEDNTSNTVKSEVEVIEISDNPQPTEEPEEIKQEIEETVPAKRRAPPRRGKKKRRVPPPKKPAAPKPLEPPIEPEYRFTTLSFTIHGIPSKLVPIFMNSVNPVKEVQEKMKHILEVGTRTSSFYLWYQVDGKLDEELAENIRVSLNQEEKKMTGIPTTQHETPPEPKKYPKKRKIKEEPKKAGNEQGDESQDNCKKIKVETLEENTEQNEGGESKVSGESNESASKDHDKDEPLPQNEDTTAASDIVDSSVTNQTEETLEPIKEDSSTK, from the coding sequence AAACCATTACCTAAGTCCATGGaaaatgatatttatttaaatcgAGAAATGgtattaaataatgattcaaGTGCCAGAGATATCATGGTGAAATTATGTGATGGTGGGATAAGTTTTAGTTCTGGGATTCATTTTTTCGAAATTCGAATATTTATAGCTAAAGATAAACGATCagatattaatgaaattaaattaattaaacaacgagaaaaggaattgaaaaaaatcaataaattaaagGAAAAGGAATTAAAAGATAAATTGAGAGAAGAAAATCGATTGATCAAAGAACAAGAACGGTTGGAACGattgaaagagaaagaattgGAGAAACAACTTaaacagaaacaaaaggaagagaaacaaaagcaaaaggaacaaagagaaaaagaaaaggaaatagAAAGAGAACGGAAAGAGAAGgagaagaaagagaaagaaaaggagAAAGAGAGGAAggaaaaagagaagaaagaGAAGGAAAAGGAGAAAGagaaggaaaaggaaaaggatAAAGAGAAGTTGACCGAAAATAAAGGAACTGGAAATAATGGCAAGGATACTTTAATTGTTGGTGTTATTcagaaatcaaatattggaACTGGGGATACTAGCATTTCCAAGACATCGCAAACTAAGAAGAAACAGACCACcaaacaatcaaatgtCAATGTTCAAACTAAATATGCATCCAAACAAAAGCCAAACAACTTTAAGGTAAAACTGGAGAGTGCAACTTCTCAAACTGATAATGtgaatcaagaattaaaagtACTGAAGGGGATACAAACTGAAAAAGTGGCTAAAACCATTAACAATAACCCtcaaaatacaaatactACCACCAATAGCAATACTACTCAGAATACacataaatataatattaattcaGAAGAAAATCAGTTGatgattaaaaatttaaatcttATTGCTGCCAGAGACTCTTCATTGAATTCACTTATGCATACAGTGGCTGTGGGTCGGGCATCAATGGAACAAATTGCTGTATTCAAAGAATATATTAAACGTGCTAGAGCTATGGGGCCTCCACCTCATGATGATTCAGTATGGGCAGAGGTATTTAGAACTCCTATTTGGGAAGTTGCAGTCAAGAATGAGCTTGGATCTTCACAAGAACCAAAACCGTCATCGAGTCAGAATgacaagaaagaaagggAAGACAATAAAGTGGAATCGAATGTTAAACAGGAAGTTGATAAGGCGACACAATCTAGTGACAAGGAAAAACTGCCAAAGGAAACTTCTTCAAAAAATGGAGAGGAAGTAGAAATGGCAGAAGGACAATCAAAAGATTTGGAACCAACagagaaaaaagaattgaatttgaaagaCAATGAGAATGAGAATGAGAAATcagaaaataatgaatcagaattgaaaaataagGTTGAGAATCAAGAGAAAGAATCTAAGCCAGATGATAAAGAGGAGCAAATGAAAGAGAAACCCCAAGATCCaaagaaagataaaaaGGATATAGATAAGAATGAAGAAGATACAATAGATAAGGAGAAGGTAGAGAAGAATGAAGAGCTAAACAAAGACAAAAGTGaagaaccaaaaaaaagtgaagaaccaaaaaaaagtgagGAAGAAACTGAAAAACAAGAACTACAATCTATAGAGAAGATTGAAGTATTAAAAGAAGATGAGGGAACTCTGAAGAAGGGCGACTATAAGATAGAAAAGAGAGAAGTTGAAACAAAAGATAAGGAAGTTGAATCAGAGatcaaagaagaagatgcAAATGAGAAAGAAATGCCACCAAAAGGTAAGCTGGATACAGGCCTGAAAGAATTATCGccaaaagagaaaaagaaatcatcTGAAAAACCATCAAAAgtgaaaaaggaaaaaccTCCCAAGCAaccaaaattatcaaaacaatCCAAAGCAGAGATACCAGATGATCAAAAATTGACTGCATTTCAAGAACGATATTTGGAAGATGCTACTTtgttatttgaatttgttgaaaatcCAAATGTAAGATTCTTGTTCCCTAAAGATGCAATATGTGAAGTTCTTCCTGCTAGTACTATGATTAATGCTGAAAATGGCAATAACTCTGATAATAGAGATATATTGATGAGTTTTATTTGGATACATAATCAGAAGGAAGttgatgaatatgaaaagaaattggaagaatataataagaaaaaagctgaagaagaagagaaaaagaaacaaaaagaagaggaagaaagAAAGCAAAAAGAACAAGCAGAAGCAGAAGAGCAAGAGAAGATTAAAGTTGAAGAAGATCTGAAAGAAACGCAAAACCAAAATCTTGATGAGGTACAGGAAGATCAATCCAAAGATGTTGAGATGGAAGATAATACAAGTAATACTGTAAAATCTGAGGTTGAGGTGATTGAAATTTCTGACAATCCGCAACCTACAGAAGAACCTgaagaaatcaaacaagaaattgaagaaacagTTCCTGCCAAAAGAAGGGCACCCCCAAGACGTGGTAAAAAGAAACGTAGAGTCCCACCTCCAAAGAAACCAGCTGCTCCCAAACCATTGGAACCACCAATTGAACCAGAATATAGATTTACAACATTATCATTCACTATACATGGAATACCATCAAAATTAGTTCCAATATTTATGAATAGTGTGAACCCGGTAAAGGAAgttcaagaaaaaatgaaacataTACTTGAAGTGGGGACTCGTACTTcttcattttatttatggTATCAAGTAGATGGGAAATtagatgaagaattggCAGAAAATATTCGAGTTCTGCTtaatcaagaagaaaagaaaatgactGGTATCCCAACTACTCAACATGAAACTCCACCAGAACCGAAAAAGTATccaaagaaaagaaaaattaaagaagaaCCAAAAAAGGCTGGTAATGAACAGGGTGATGAGTCACAAGACAATTGtaagaaaataaaagtgGAAACTTTAGAAGAAAATACTGAACAAAATGAAGGTGGTGAAAGTAAAGTAAGTGGTGAATCAAATGAATCTGCACTGAAAGATCATGATAAGGATGAACCACTTCCACAAAATGAAGATACAACAGCAGCATCTGATATTGTGGATTCCTCAGTCACTAATCAAACTGAAGAAACGCTTGAACCTATTAAAGAAGATTCTTCAACCAAATAG
- a CDS encoding mitochondrial 37S ribosomal protein MRP51 (Similar to S. cerevisiae MRP51;~In S. cerevisiae: mitochondrial ribosomal protein of the large subunit; MRP51 exhibits genetic interactions with mutations in the COX2 and COX3 mRNA 5'-untranslated leader sequences.): MSGSSSELFNLVKNSRLAQVAKPLSNNIRGNSKTPTHQIIFTPKSSALRSDYGLKSTLPSKIGSSHISFNDIDNRQSMPDVEKNSGFHYKQLMFQELGLCVKTHFTNKNPLFYHENNKSNRSMRDGSLSNTLNLPTKVQISEINKILKKNPQIYKEFRQYLVDTYPNILLSSSSSPTSQSEIIEALKNFLSTSSQISKKKINLFTTHKIDPKFQQQQIQGTGGFSYNQKGRLRNTPNGIKYGTVVPGRIIANKEAAITGFVASVTDRSITLQSNYAKNAPGKHHRQFTVPFKINEAELAEDGSVRLFAEGIKTGKWMEANDRYVPTKTNFASSSERNKADGKSLESLLNLILPTK, translated from the coding sequence ATGTCTGGAAGTAGTAGTGAACTATTTAATTTGGTGAAGAATTCCCGATTGGCACAAGTTGCTAAACCACTTCTGAATAATATTCGTGGGAATTCCAAAACACCTActcatcaaataatttttacTCCTAAATCAAGTGCATTAAGATCTGATTATGGGttaaaatcaacattaCCAAGTAAAATTGGATCATCAcatatttcatttaatgatattgataatcGTCAAAGTATGCctgatgttgaaaaaaattctgGGTTCCattataaacaattaatgTTTCAAGAATTGGGATTATGTGTCAAGACTCATTTCACGAATAAAAATCCATTATTTTATCAtgagaataataaatctaatAGATCAATGAGAGATGGAAGTTTATCAAATACATTGAATTTACCTACTAAAGTTCAAATTCTggaaattaataaaattttgaaaaaaaatcctCAAATTTACAAAGAATTTCGTCAATATTTAGTTGATACTTATCctaatattttattatcatcatcatcctcaCCAACTTCACAACTGGAAATCATTGAAgcattaaaaaattttttatcaacTTCTTCACAAATttccaagaaaaaaatcaatttattcacTACTCATAAAATTGATCCtaaatttcaacaacaacaaattcaagGTACTGGAGGATTTTCTTATAATCAAAAAGGTCGATTGAGAAACACTCCAAATGGGATTAAATATGGTACGGTAGTTCCAGGGAGAATCATTGCTAATAAGGAAGCAGCAATTACTGGGTTTGTTGCCAGTGTTACTGATCGTTCAATTACTTTACAATCAAATTATGCTAAAAATGCTCCAGGAAAACATCATCGTCAATTTACTGTGccattcaaaatcaatgaagCTGAACTTGCTGAAGATGGTTCCGTTAGATTATTTGCCGAAGGTATTAAGACTGGGAAATGGATGGAAGCCAATGATAGATATGTTCCTACAAAAACTAATTTCGCTAGTTCTTcagaaagaaataaagCAGATGGTAAAAGTTTGGAAagtttattgaatttaattcttccaaCCAAATAA